One window of Paludibacter propionicigenes WB4 genomic DNA carries:
- a CDS encoding RNA-binding S4 domain-containing protein translates to MKTEVRIDKWLWAVRLFKTRTLAAEACKKGRVFMQNVAVKPSRNVKVGDVISIRRNPVLFSFKVLALSENRMNAKLVPDFMLNVTTPDQLELIELSKLAGQTGRDRGTGRPTKKERRELDDFIEPTFIDEDGEWDFE, encoded by the coding sequence ATGAAAACCGAAGTACGTATAGATAAATGGCTGTGGGCGGTGCGTTTGTTCAAAACAAGAACGCTGGCTGCCGAAGCTTGCAAAAAAGGGCGAGTTTTTATGCAGAATGTGGCCGTAAAACCGTCGCGCAATGTGAAGGTTGGAGATGTGATTTCCATAAGAAGAAATCCCGTTTTGTTTTCATTCAAAGTACTGGCATTGTCGGAAAATAGAATGAATGCTAAGTTGGTGCCTGATTTTATGCTAAACGTAACAACCCCCGATCAGCTTGAACTCATTGAACTCAGTAAACTTGCCGGACAAACAGGGCGGGACAGAGGAACCGGACGACCCACCAAAAAAGAACGCCGTGAACTCGACGATTTCATTGAACCAACTTTTATTGATGAAGACGGTGAATGGGATTTTGAGTAA
- the pth gene encoding aminoacyl-tRNA hydrolase: MKYLIVGLGNIGNEYQDTRHNIGFTILDAFAKASNVFFTENRYGSTCEVKLKGRTLILLKPSTFMNLSGNALRYWMQKEKIAIENVLVVVDDIALPFGTLRLKPQGSDAGHNGLKNIQEILGHNNYPRLRFGVGNDFAKGRQVEYVLGKWTKEQSEALPERAERCIEIIQSFCLAGMQLTMTQFNGK; this comes from the coding sequence ATGAAATACTTAATTGTCGGATTGGGCAATATTGGTAACGAGTACCAGGATACCCGCCACAACATAGGTTTTACAATATTGGACGCTTTTGCTAAGGCGTCCAATGTTTTTTTTACCGAAAATCGTTATGGCTCTACCTGCGAGGTTAAACTGAAGGGACGTACGCTTATTTTGCTCAAACCATCAACCTTCATGAATTTGAGCGGAAATGCTTTGCGTTACTGGATGCAGAAAGAGAAAATTGCGATTGAAAATGTGCTGGTGGTGGTCGATGACATTGCTTTGCCATTTGGTACGTTACGCCTCAAACCTCAGGGATCGGATGCAGGACATAACGGATTAAAGAACATTCAGGAAATTCTTGGACACAATAATTATCCCCGTTTAAGATTTGGGGTTGGAAATGATTTTGCAAAAGGCAGACAAGTAGAATATGTGCTTGGAAAATGGACTAAAGAGCAATCGGAAGCTTTGCCCGAACGCGCTGAGCGTTGCATTGAAATTATTCAGAGCTTTTGCCTGGCCGGTATGCAATTGACCATGACACAGTTTAATGGGAAATAA
- a CDS encoding 50S ribosomal protein L25/general stress protein Ctc, with amino-acid sequence MKTFDLKGTVRTDLGKKATKAERTVDNVPCVLYGVAENVHFTTTVSEIRKLVYSPEVFVVNLEIGGKVTKAIMKALQFHPVTDKVLHMDFLAITEDKPVVVNLPVKLEGLAEGVKAGGKLALEMRNLKVKGLYTQIPENIVIDVTELGLGKSIQVAKVSVPNLEILNAKNAVVAQVKLTRAARGAAAAAGK; translated from the coding sequence ATGAAAACATTTGATTTGAAAGGAACAGTGAGAACTGACCTTGGAAAGAAAGCTACTAAAGCAGAAAGAACTGTTGATAATGTACCATGCGTATTGTATGGAGTAGCAGAAAACGTACACTTTACTACTACTGTAAGTGAAATTCGCAAATTAGTTTATTCACCTGAAGTATTCGTAGTAAATTTAGAAATTGGCGGAAAAGTAACAAAAGCTATCATGAAAGCGTTGCAATTCCACCCTGTTACAGACAAAGTTTTACACATGGATTTTCTTGCAATAACCGAAGATAAACCAGTGGTTGTAAATCTTCCTGTTAAACTTGAAGGTTTGGCAGAAGGTGTGAAAGCAGGGGGTAAATTGGCGTTAGAAATGCGTAATTTGAAAGTAAAAGGTTTATACACTCAAATTCCTGAAAACATTGTTATCGATGTTACAGAATTGGGATTAGGTAAATCTATTCAGGTTGCTAAGGTATCTGTTCCAAATTTGGAAATCCTGAATGCTAAGAATGCTGTTGTTGCACAGGTTAAATTGACAAGAGCTGCCCGTGGTGCTGCCGCTGCTGCAGGTAAATAA
- a CDS encoding pyridoxal phosphate-dependent aminotransferase yields MNQTIERMTSFIVMDVLERANELQQNGIDVIHLEVGEPDFDMPECIAKAAIEAHKTGVTHYTHSLGDPQLRKAISEFYKTEYNVTVDPDCILVTSGSSPAILMALMLLCNAGDEVIMSNPGYPCYRNFTLACQAEPVCVPLRAECDFQYNIADIREKITDKTRALFVNSPMNPTGTLVNDSVYKELIQLGIPIISDEIYHGLVYNGKASSILEFTDKAFVINGFSKRFAMTGLRLGYLIAPKEYMRSLQILQQNLFICAPSTAQKAGIAALKEARTDVDTMRNIYNERRVYLIDKMRKMGFVIHTEPQGAFYVFCDARKFTSDSYRFAFDILEKAHVGVTPGIDFGTGGEGFIRLSYANSLENIRTAMDRLETYLNNEIQQQAD; encoded by the coding sequence ATGAATCAAACCATAGAACGCATGACATCCTTCATTGTCATGGATGTACTGGAACGCGCCAACGAATTACAGCAAAACGGCATTGATGTTATCCATCTGGAAGTTGGAGAACCCGATTTTGACATGCCCGAATGCATTGCAAAAGCAGCAATTGAAGCACACAAAACAGGTGTTACTCATTACACACACTCACTGGGCGACCCACAGCTACGCAAAGCAATAAGCGAATTTTACAAAACAGAATACAATGTCACCGTTGATCCTGACTGCATCCTCGTTACGTCGGGTTCTTCTCCGGCTATACTAATGGCACTTATGCTTCTTTGTAACGCCGGAGACGAAGTTATCATGTCCAATCCTGGTTATCCGTGCTACAGAAACTTCACTCTGGCTTGTCAGGCCGAACCGGTTTGTGTACCGTTGCGTGCTGAATGCGATTTTCAGTACAATATAGCTGACATCAGGGAGAAAATAACCGACAAAACGCGTGCGCTTTTTGTAAACTCACCCATGAACCCAACGGGAACACTGGTCAACGACAGTGTATACAAAGAATTAATCCAACTAGGGATCCCTATAATATCTGACGAAATCTATCACGGACTTGTTTACAATGGCAAAGCGTCGTCAATACTCGAATTCACAGACAAAGCGTTTGTTATCAATGGATTTTCGAAACGCTTTGCTATGACCGGACTTCGACTCGGATACCTGATAGCTCCTAAAGAATACATGCGATCCTTACAGATTTTACAACAAAACCTCTTTATCTGCGCTCCAAGCACCGCCCAAAAAGCGGGAATAGCAGCCTTAAAAGAAGCTCGGACTGATGTTGATACCATGCGCAATATCTACAACGAAAGACGGGTATATCTTATTGACAAAATGAGAAAGATGGGATTTGTGATACACACCGAACCTCAAGGCGCATTTTACGTTTTTTGTGACGCCCGCAAATTCACCTCAGATTCATATCGATTTGCATTCGACATTCTCGAAAAGGCTCATGTTGGCGTAACTCCGGGAATCGATTTCGGAACAGGTGGCGAAGGATTCATCAGATTATCGTATGCTAACTCGCTGGAGAATATTCGAACCGCCATGGACAGACTGGAGACTTACCTAAACAACGAAATTCAACAACAAGCAGATTGA
- the infC gene encoding translation initiation factor IF-3 has product MRPQRGKVKEQPNRINEKIKGLKEVRLVGDNVEQGVYSYDEAIRIADQLELDLVEISPNAVPPVCKIVDYQKFLYQIKKREKEAKAKTAKVVLKEIRFGPQTDDHDYNFKLKHAQEFLKEGCKVKAYVFFKGRSILFKEQGEVLLLRFASDLEDYAKVDQLPQLEGKRMIIMFSPKKPK; this is encoded by the coding sequence ATCAGACCTCAAAGAGGAAAAGTGAAAGAGCAGCCCAATCGTATAAACGAAAAAATCAAAGGGTTAAAGGAAGTTCGCTTGGTAGGTGATAACGTAGAACAAGGTGTTTATTCTTATGATGAAGCCATTCGTATTGCTGACCAACTTGAATTAGATTTGGTAGAAATATCGCCTAATGCTGTACCGCCGGTTTGTAAAATAGTTGACTATCAAAAGTTTTTGTACCAAATTAAAAAACGTGAGAAAGAAGCTAAAGCCAAGACAGCAAAAGTAGTATTAAAAGAAATTCGTTTCGGTCCTCAAACCGACGATCATGATTACAATTTTAAATTGAAACATGCTCAGGAATTTCTGAAAGAAGGCTGCAAAGTAAAAGCTTACGTATTTTTCAAAGGACGTTCTATTCTGTTTAAAGAACAAGGTGAGGTTTTATTACTTCGTTTTGCAAGCGACCTTGAAGATTATGCCAAAGTAGACCAACTGCCACAATTGGAAGGAAAACGTATGATTATTATGTTTTCACCTAAAAAGCCAAAATAA
- the rpmI gene encoding 50S ribosomal protein L35: MPKMKTNSGAKKRFTLTGSGKIKRKHAFKRHILTKKTTKQKRNLTHSALVNKTDLTNVKEMLCLK; this comes from the coding sequence ATGCCAAAAATGAAAACTAATTCCGGTGCTAAAAAAAGGTTTACCCTTACCGGATCAGGAAAGATCAAAAGAAAACATGCTTTTAAAAGGCACATTTTGACTAAAAAAACAACTAAGCAAAAACGTAACCTGACTCACTCAGCTCTTGTAAACAAGACTGACCTGACAAACGTTAAAGAAATGCTTTGCTTGAAATAG
- the rplT gene encoding 50S ribosomal protein L20: protein MPRSVNHVASRKRRKRILSLTRGYFGGRRNVWTVAKNTWEKGLQYAYRDRKNKKRSFRALWIQRINAAARLEGMSYSKLMGALHKAGIEMNRKVLADLAMNHPEAFKAIVLKAKNA, encoded by the coding sequence ATGCCAAGATCAGTAAATCACGTTGCTTCACGTAAAAGAAGAAAAAGAATTTTAAGCCTTACCAGAGGCTATTTTGGAGGCCGTCGCAATGTTTGGACCGTAGCCAAAAACACTTGGGAAAAAGGGTTGCAATATGCTTATCGCGACCGTAAGAACAAAAAACGCAGCTTCCGCGCATTGTGGATTCAACGTATCAATGCTGCTGCACGTTTAGAAGGCATGTCATATTCAAAACTAATGGGCGCTTTACACAAAGCCGGTATCGAAATGAACCGTAAAGTATTAGCCGATTTAGCCATGAATCATCCCGAAGCTTTCAAAGCTATCGTATTAAAAGCTAAAAACGCTTAA
- a CDS encoding 16S rRNA (uracil(1498)-N(3))-methyltransferase encodes MALFYVPNLSAGYVLPEEESKHAVKVLRMQVGDAISVVDGVGGFYNALISNPHPKHCEFEIKKTILEFGKRDYKIHIAIAPTKNIERLEWFIEKATEIGIDQITPIICRFSERKIVKAERLEKIIVSAAKQSLKAYFPILNPLCTFDELINKHNASQKFIAHCYEEDKKLLQNEIQKSSDVLILIGPEGDFSKEEVQSAILHDFIPVSLGESRLRTETAGVVACHTVAISNQY; translated from the coding sequence ATGGCACTTTTCTACGTTCCAAATCTGTCTGCTGGTTATGTTCTTCCGGAAGAAGAATCAAAACATGCCGTAAAGGTGTTACGCATGCAGGTTGGCGATGCCATTTCTGTAGTTGATGGCGTCGGAGGATTTTACAATGCTTTGATTTCCAATCCTCATCCCAAGCATTGTGAGTTTGAGATTAAAAAGACAATTCTAGAATTTGGAAAAAGGGATTATAAAATTCATATTGCTATAGCTCCAACAAAGAATATTGAGCGATTGGAATGGTTTATAGAAAAAGCTACAGAAATAGGAATTGATCAAATTACCCCGATAATTTGTCGTTTTTCAGAACGAAAAATTGTAAAAGCCGAACGCTTGGAGAAAATCATTGTATCAGCCGCCAAGCAATCGCTTAAAGCTTATTTCCCGATTTTAAATCCTTTGTGCACTTTCGATGAGTTAATAAATAAGCATAATGCTTCACAAAAATTTATAGCTCATTGCTATGAAGAAGATAAGAAGTTGTTGCAAAATGAGATTCAGAAATCGTCTGATGTTTTGATTTTGATTGGTCCTGAAGGTGATTTTAGTAAAGAAGAAGTACAAAGTGCAATTTTGCATGATTTTATTCCGGTTTCGTTAGGGGAAAGTAGATTGAGAACAGAAACTGCCGGAGTAGTAGCCTGCCATACAGTAGCAATTAGCAATCAGTATTAG